The proteins below come from a single Triticum aestivum cultivar Chinese Spring chromosome 5D, IWGSC CS RefSeq v2.1, whole genome shotgun sequence genomic window:
- the LOC123125637 gene encoding blue copper protein 1a-like: protein MASKQMLIVAIAAAALAVAFLPGLVVASEHVVSDDKGWALYVDYTAWAETKQFVVGDTLVFEYGISSHNVVEVSGPDFLICHQTDNAVVRTSGEDRVALDKAGRRWFFCGIDNNCENGVKLKITVLETAPPAPQPKAPLAAPPLSNPAGKLQARFGEAAAMVTTAAAAVLVL from the exons ATGGCTTCCAAGCAGATGCTCATCGTCGCCATCGCCGCGGCCGCCCTCGCTGTCGCCTTCCTTCCGGGGCTCGTCGTCGCCTCGGAACACGTGGTCAGCGACGACAAGGGCTGGGCCCTCTATGTCGACTACACGGCCTGGGCTGAGACCAAGCAGTTCGTGGTCGGCGACACGCTAG TGTTCGAGTACGGTATCTCCAGCCACAATGTCGTGGAGGTGAGCGGGCCAGATTTCCTCATTTGCCACCAGACCGACAACGCCGTCGTCCGGACCTCCGGCGAGGACCGGGTCGCGCTCGACAAGGCCGGACGCCGGTGGTTCTTCTGCGGCATCGACAACAACTGCGAGAACGGCGTGAAGCTCAAGATCACCGTCCTCGAGACCGCCCCACCGGCTCCCCAACCCAAGGCCCCGTTGGCTGCTCCACCGCTGTCCAACCCCGCCGGCAAGCTGCAGGCCCGCTTCGGGGAGGCGGCGGCCATGGTCACCACGGCAGCTGCGGCCGTGCTCGTGCTCTAG
- the LOC123125638 gene encoding blue copper protein 1a-like: protein MAWKQMLVVAIAVAALCVAFLPGLAVAMEHVVGDDKGWALDFNYTAWAEGNQFVVGDTLVFEYGTASHDLVEVGGPDFLACNQPDNAAVWTSGLDRVPLDKAGPRWFFCGTDQHCERGMKLKITVLETAPPAPQPKPPLVAPPPSSPAGKLEAGFGEAAAVVTALAVAMLVL from the exons ATGGCTTGGAAGCAGATGCTCGTCGTCGCCATCGCCGTGGCCGCCCTCTGCGTCGCCTTCCTTCCGGGGCTCGCCGTCGCCATGGAACACGTGGTCGGCGACGACAAGGGCTGGGCCCTCGATTTCAACTACACGGCGTGGGCTGAGGGCAATCAGTTTGTGGTCGGCGACACGCTAG TGTTCGAGTACGGGACCGCCAGCCACGACCTGGTGGAGGTGGGCGGGCCGGATTTCCTCGCTTGCAACCAGCCGGACAACGCCGCCGTCTGGACCTCCGGTTTGGACCGGGTCCCGCTCGACAAGGCCGGACCACGGTGGTTCTTCTGCGGCACGGACCAGCACTGCGAGAGGGGGATGAAGCTCAAGATCACAGTCCTCGAGACCGCCCCGCCGGCTCCCCAACCCAAGCCCCCGTTGGTTGCTCCACCGCCGTCCAGCCCCGCTGGCAAGCTGGAGGCGGGCTTCGGGGAGGCGGCTGCCGTGGTCACCGCGCTCGCCGTGGCCATGCTCGTGCTCTAG